The following coding sequences lie in one Sesamum indicum cultivar Zhongzhi No. 13 linkage group LG9, S_indicum_v1.0, whole genome shotgun sequence genomic window:
- the LOC105170955 gene encoding dr1-associated corepressor-like isoform X2, with amino-acid sequence MVGRVGGMRKKLDTRFPAARIKKIMQADEDVGKIAMAVPLLVSKALELFLQDLCDRTYEITLNKGAKTVNSLHLKQCVQSFNVFDFLRETVSKVPDLGGSDAVVEDRSATKRRKISEDEEYANGDVSKRIYTHEIGHTNNSGRSRGRGRVRSRGRGSRVVQRESIVQYEKIEDEPGISNQNGENQKGRLGPSNNVVGAADSRITGEKDAEKSVIDIDLNVDLNESEESTLTLADISSDSSIKTTLDLKHEDIPGWSIEDVERMAIGPVQLANLNRGIDEEEEDYDEEG; translated from the exons ATGGTTGGTAGGGTTGGAGGCATGAGGAAGAAGCTCGACACTCGGTTTCCAGCG GCTCGAATTAAAAAGATCATGCAGGCTGATGAAGATGTGGGAAAGATTGCTATGGCTGTGCCCCTTTTAGTGT CAAAAGCTCTGGAACTCTTTCTGCAAGATCTATGTGACAGGACTTATGAGATTACCCTCAATAAAGGAGCAAAAACTGTAAATTCTTTGCATTT GAAGCAATGTGTACAAAGCTTTAATGTGTTTGATTTCCTGCGGGAAACAGTCAGCAAGGTTCCTGACTTGGGTGGTTCAGATGCTGTTGTTGAGGACAGATCTGCAACCAAAAGAAG AAAGATATCAGAAGATGAAGAATATGCCAATGGGGATGTGTCTAAAAGGATATACACG CATGAGATTGGCCACACCAACAATAGTGGGAGAAGCAGGGGTAGGGGTAGAGTTAGAAGTCGTGGTAGAGGTAGTCGAGTAGTACAGAGAGAATCTATTGTTCAATACGAGAAAATTGAAGATGAGCCGGGCATCTCAAACCAGAATGGCGAGAATCAGAAAGGACGCTTAGGACCGTCAAATAATGTTGTAGGTGCTGCAGATTCAAGAATTACAGGTGAAAAGGATGCAGAAAAATCAGTTATAGATATTGACCTCAATGTTGACTTAAATGAGAGCGAGGAGTCCACCCTGACATTGGCTGATATATCTTCTGACTCTTCAATAAAGACAACTCTGGACTTGAAACATGAAGATATTCCTGGTTGGTCCATTGAAGATGTGGAGAGGATGGCTATTGGTCCTGTTCAACTTGCCAATTTGAACAGGGGTATTgatgaggaagaggaagatTATGATGAGGAAGGCTAA
- the LOC105170955 gene encoding dr1-associated corepressor-like isoform X1, whose product MVGRVGGMRKKLDTRFPAARIKKIMQADEDVGKIAMAVPLLVSKALELFLQDLCDRTYEITLNKGAKTVNSLHLKQCVQSFNVFDFLRETVSKVPDLGGSDAVVEDRSATKRRKISEDEEYANGDVSKRIYTLLWVFYALQHEIGHTNNSGRSRGRGRVRSRGRGSRVVQRESIVQYEKIEDEPGISNQNGENQKGRLGPSNNVVGAADSRITGEKDAEKSVIDIDLNVDLNESEESTLTLADISSDSSIKTTLDLKHEDIPGWSIEDVERMAIGPVQLANLNRGIDEEEEDYDEEG is encoded by the exons ATGGTTGGTAGGGTTGGAGGCATGAGGAAGAAGCTCGACACTCGGTTTCCAGCG GCTCGAATTAAAAAGATCATGCAGGCTGATGAAGATGTGGGAAAGATTGCTATGGCTGTGCCCCTTTTAGTGT CAAAAGCTCTGGAACTCTTTCTGCAAGATCTATGTGACAGGACTTATGAGATTACCCTCAATAAAGGAGCAAAAACTGTAAATTCTTTGCATTT GAAGCAATGTGTACAAAGCTTTAATGTGTTTGATTTCCTGCGGGAAACAGTCAGCAAGGTTCCTGACTTGGGTGGTTCAGATGCTGTTGTTGAGGACAGATCTGCAACCAAAAGAAG AAAGATATCAGAAGATGAAGAATATGCCAATGGGGATGTGTCTAAAAGGATATACACG CTTTTGTGGGTGTTTTATGCATTGCAGCATGAGATTGGCCACACCAACAATAGTGGGAGAAGCAGGGGTAGGGGTAGAGTTAGAAGTCGTGGTAGAGGTAGTCGAGTAGTACAGAGAGAATCTATTGTTCAATACGAGAAAATTGAAGATGAGCCGGGCATCTCAAACCAGAATGGCGAGAATCAGAAAGGACGCTTAGGACCGTCAAATAATGTTGTAGGTGCTGCAGATTCAAGAATTACAGGTGAAAAGGATGCAGAAAAATCAGTTATAGATATTGACCTCAATGTTGACTTAAATGAGAGCGAGGAGTCCACCCTGACATTGGCTGATATATCTTCTGACTCTTCAATAAAGACAACTCTGGACTTGAAACATGAAGATATTCCTGGTTGGTCCATTGAAGATGTGGAGAGGATGGCTATTGGTCCTGTTCAACTTGCCAATTTGAACAGGGGTATTgatgaggaagaggaagatTATGATGAGGAAGGCTAA